In Mycolicibacterium nivoides, the DNA window GAATCTCGATGTTCATGTCGCACGTCGGGTCCAGCCGGTGCCAGAACTCAAGGTGCTGCGCGCACTCAGCGACGTTCTTAGAGTCCACGCCGCCGATGAAATAGTGCTGGTGAACCATATCGTCGGTCGCCTGGAAATGACGCTCTGCGCGCTTCGCCTGCGCCGTCTGCAACTCCGCAAGTTCAGCCTTAGCCTGCGCCTCGCGCAGCTTAGCCGCCTTGAACGGGGCCTTAAACGGGTCGGTGCTCTTAATCAGAACGTCGTCTGCACCAATGCTCACTTAGTATTGCTCCAATCGCAACTCAGGCCCCGGTCGTAGAACACGCAGAACTTTTCGCCCTTGCGCGTCTTTAGGTAGCCATCCCAATACTGGGCACCAGACTCGGCATCACCGCCGTAGGTCTGCTTATCCTGAATGTTGGAGGCGCAGCCCGACAGCCCGAAAGCTGCCAGGACTGCGACCACCCCTGCGGCTTTACGCCACCGACTCAAGGTCAACCTCTCCCTTATCCAACTGCTTAGTCTCGTGCTCAAGGAACTTCGGCGACTTCGCCTTAAAGACGCGCGGAATCTGGCCCTCGATACGAACGCAGACACCCTCGTCAACCGTCTTACGGTCACTCAACGGCACCGGAGACTCATCGAACTCGCCCGCATCCGGAGCCTCGGCCAACCGAATGTCTAGGTAGTTGTCGGAATACTCACGAATGGCGTATTCCTCACCCTCACCGCTCGGCACCCACCTAAAGCCGGACCACAACTGCGGCACCGTCTTAAGTTCCAGCGTCCGGCAGAAGTCCTTAACGCCTTCCCATGACAGGTCCGCGATAACACCCTTAGGGTTCACGGTCGCCACGCGGTAGACGTAAAGCTCACACTGCCCCGGCGGCAGGTCGTAGGTGTAGCCCCGCTGGATCGGCTCATCCTCGCTAACCCAGCCGATAAGCTCGCCGTAGATCATGAAGTTCTCAGGAATCTTGCCCTCAAGCTTCTCGCCGAACTTCGCCCACAGGTCGGACTTGTAGAAGTGGTTGTTCTCCGACCGGCCCTTAACCACGTTCCGAGAGCCGTACCTGTGCTGGTACTCGGCGTCTGGCGTAGCGATGCGCAGCCACTTGTTAACAACGACCCGCTCAAACCAACCCTTGTCGCGGTTGACCGGGATATTGCCGCCGCGCCAGCTCGTGCCGTGCAACTTCTGCGTCACTACTTCATGCTTAGGGTCACGGAAGTAATGCAGGTTCCGGAACAGATGCTCCGTGTCCAGATGCTTCGGGAACAGCCGCTCATCAACCTGCTTACGCACCTTGGGCTGCCCCTGCGTGGCCTGCTTCTTACCCTTCGCCACATACTTGCGGCAGATCGTGTGGCCGTTCAGCTTGTCGAACGTATCGCCCGGCTTGAGCGTCGACACGTCGTAGCCGGTGTAGGCCAGCGACGACAACGGCATCAGCAGCGCGTCTGACTGGTGCTTACGCAGCCGGAGCGCCTTCACGCGGGCATTCGGCTCTAGGTAGCCGGTCTCGCTGGCGTCCCGGTTCAGCGTGGCCTCACGGAACAGGTTGTTTTCCCGCGCATAGTCGGCGTCAAGCTGAGTCTCGGCCATGAACAACACACGCAGCGCGCCCAGCTCGTAGCCCTCTTTCTGGGTGAGCGCCTGGTAGCCGAACATGGGCACGCCCACCAGGTTGTCGAGACCTTCCAGGAGAAGCCCCTGTGGCAACTTAACGATTGTCGCCGCGTAGTTTGCGCTCTCTGGTGCATCAAAGCTCATCAGTAACCCCGATCTAGCTTCTCGACCCACTTAGTGGCGACAGCCGCCACCTGGATCAGTTCAACGCGAAGCTTTTCCTTGTCGCCTAAGCGAGCTTCATCAACGGCTTCTGCGACTTCCTCTAGGAGGATGTCGGTGTAGGTGCATTTCCCAACCGCAGAACGGCTCTCCGTGACCTGCTTACAGTAGTCGCCGCTTAGGATCGGATAGTCAAGATCGGCAGTGATATCAGGGTGGTTCTGCTCACCCCACTTAGCCTCCTGCCGGGCGCGCTCAGCGGCGATTTCGTCAAGCACACTCACTTAACCCACCGCCCCTCAACACCCCACAAAATCCGGTCGATTACCTTAAGAACCTTGCGCCACGTCACTGCCGCCACCAGCCCTTTCCAAGTTTGTCCTGCAATTGCCGGTAAGTGGCCTCAACCCGCGTGACCTTAGTGCCATTAGGGATAGTGACCATCAAACCG includes these proteins:
- a CDS encoding RNA ligase family protein translates to MSFDAPESANYAATIVKLPQGLLLEGLDNLVGVPMFGYQALTQKEGYELGALRVLFMAETQLDADYARENNLFREATLNRDASETGYLEPNARVKALRLRKHQSDALLMPLSSLAYTGYDVSTLKPGDTFDKLNGHTICRKYVAKGKKQATQGQPKVRKQVDERLFPKHLDTEHLFRNLHYFRDPKHEVVTQKLHGTSWRGGNIPVNRDKGWFERVVVNKWLRIATPDAEYQHRYGSRNVVKGRSENNHFYKSDLWAKFGEKLEGKIPENFMIYGELIGWVSEDEPIQRGYTYDLPPGQCELYVYRVATVNPKGVIADLSWEGVKDFCRTLELKTVPQLWSGFRWVPSGEGEEYAIREYSDNYLDIRLAEAPDAGEFDESPVPLSDRKTVDEGVCVRIEGQIPRVFKAKSPKFLEHETKQLDKGEVDLESVA